One part of the Phaenicophaeus curvirostris isolate KB17595 chromosome 2, BPBGC_Pcur_1.0, whole genome shotgun sequence genome encodes these proteins:
- the SIX3 gene encoding homeobox protein SIX3, with product MVFRSPLELYPTHFFLPNFAADPHHRSLLLASGGGGSGSGSGCSPGAGGGGGGSSRAPHEELSMFQLPTLNFSPEQVASVCETLEETGDIERLGRFLWSLPVAPGACEAINKHESILRARAVVAFHTGNFRDLYHILENHKFTKESHGKLQAMWLEAHYQEAEKLRGRPLGPVDKYRVRKKFPLPRTIWDGEQKTHCFKERTRSLLREWYLQDPYPNPSKKRELAQATGLTPTQVGNWFKNRRQRDRAAAAKNRLQHQAIGQSGMRSLAEPGCPTHSSAESPSTAASPTTSVSSLTERAETGTSILSDKHDFSFALFHGRISPTCMMMMIKFVSGKKYSL from the exons ATGGTGTTCAGGTCCCCGCTAGAGCTTTATCCCACCCATTTCTTCTTGCCAAACTTCGCCGCCGACCCGCACCACCGCTCCCTCCTTCTCgccagcggcggcggcggcagcggcagCGGCTCGGGCTGCAGCCCCGGggccggcggcggcggaggcggCAGCTCCCGGGCACCCCACGAAGAGTTGTCAATGTTTCAGCTGCCCACGCTCAACTTCTCCCCGGAGCAAGTGGCCAGCGTCTGCGAGACGCTGGAGGAGACCGGAGACATAGAGAGGCTGGGGAGGTTCCTCTGGTCGCTGCCGGTGGCGCCGGGGGCATGCGAGGCCATCAACAAGCACGAGTCCATCCTCCGCGCCCGGGCGGTGGTGGCCTTCCACACGGGCAACTTCCGAGACCTCTACCACATCCTGGAGAACCACAAATTCACCAAGGAGTCCCACGGCAAGTTGCAGGCCATGTGGCTCGAAGCGCACTACCAGGAGGCCGAGAAGCTGAGGGGTCGCCCGCTGGGGCCGGTTGATAAATACAGGGTGAGGAAGAAGTTCCCGCTGCCCAGGACCATTTGGGATGGCGAGCAGAAGACGCACTGCTTCAAGGAGAGGACTCGCAGCCTCCTGAGGGAGTGGTACCTGCAGGACCCTTACCCCAACCCCAGCAAGAAAAGGGAACTGGCTCAGGCCACGGGGCTCACCCCCACGCAAGTAGGCAACTGGTTCAAAAACCGAAGGCAAAGAGACAGAGCGGCGGCGGCTAAAAACAG GCTCCAGCACCAGGCGATAGGACAGAGCGGGATGCGGTCGCTGGCGGAGCCCGGCTGCCCGACACACAGCTCGGCCGAGTCCCCGTCCACGGCGGCCAGTCCGACCACCAGCGTCTCCAGCTTGACAGAAAGAGCCGAGACGGGCACCTCCATCCTCTCG GACAAGCACGATTTCTCCTTTGCGCTTTTCCATGGACGCATTTCACCCACTTgcatgatgatgatgattaaaTTTGTatctgggaaaaaatattctctatag